One stretch of Gemmatimonadota bacterium DNA includes these proteins:
- a CDS encoding UTP--glucose-1-phosphate uridylyltransferase: MEIEKVVIPVAGLGTSLLPATKSQPKEMLPVGRKPVVQYVVEEVIEQGLKKILFVTGKDKRTIEDHFDRDPELQNYLSESDHTLDELDYEREGVKFFYTRQIIPAGHITPAGIGDAISRAEDFVAGEPFVVAFGDTIIKSGNHAGLLRRMIKSHRENGSSCTIAVVEVPQGEEDQYGIVEPVNGESEDDFEIAHIVEKPAPENAPSNLGVAARYIFNPEIFTALKRTSPSYRGKLELTDAISTLIKMGHTVRCIKLYPEELRYDIGDFESYFKSFIDFALFDQRYGYLLRQYLQKRLRQF; this comes from the coding sequence ATGGAGATTGAAAAAGTCGTTATTCCGGTTGCCGGTTTGGGCACTAGTCTGTTGCCTGCGACCAAATCTCAGCCCAAAGAGATGTTGCCCGTGGGAAGAAAACCGGTGGTTCAGTATGTGGTTGAAGAGGTGATTGAGCAGGGGTTAAAGAAGATACTTTTTGTGACGGGAAAGGATAAGCGCACGATAGAAGATCATTTTGATCGGGATCCGGAATTGCAGAATTATCTTTCGGAGAGCGATCATACACTTGACGAACTCGATTACGAAAGAGAAGGAGTTAAATTTTTTTATACGCGACAAATTATTCCTGCCGGCCATATTACGCCCGCGGGCATAGGCGATGCCATTAGCAGGGCTGAGGACTTTGTCGCTGGCGAGCCATTTGTGGTTGCGTTTGGCGATACGATTATCAAGTCGGGCAATCATGCGGGTCTTTTGAGGCGGATGATCAAATCGCATCGAGAAAATGGGTCCAGTTGTACTATTGCGGTTGTTGAAGTACCTCAGGGCGAAGAAGACCAGTATGGTATTGTTGAGCCTGTGAACGGCGAGTCTGAAGACGATTTTGAAATCGCGCATATTGTGGAGAAGCCCGCACCGGAAAATGCACCGAGCAATCTCGGTGTGGCCGCGCGTTATATTTTTAATCCCGAAATTTTTACCGCTCTCAAACGCACATCTCCCAGTTACAGGGGCAAGCTCGAGCTTACAGATGCGATTTCGACGCTTATTAAAATGGGACATACTGTTCGCTGTATCAAGTTGTATCCCGAAGAATTGCGCTATGATATCGGCGATTTTGAATCGTATTTCAAATCCTTTATCGATTTTGCCCTCTTTGATCAGCGCTATGGGTACCTTCTCCGCCAGTACCTGCAAAAGCGCCTGAGACAATTCTAA
- a CDS encoding type II toxin-antitoxin system HicB family antitoxin translates to MVQDYINAALTYAIYEELDDNSFSGEIPKCPGTIAFGQTLEECRQELKAALQDWILSALRHGDELPIINGVDLNAQAVLSHE, encoded by the coding sequence ATGGTTCAGGACTACATCAATGCGGCATTAACATACGCCATCTATGAAGAGTTGGATGATAACTCATTCTCTGGAGAGATTCCCAAATGTCCAGGGACGATTGCTTTTGGACAGACACTTGAAGAATGCCGTCAGGAACTCAAGGCAGCACTTCAAGACTGGATTCTTTCTGCGTTGCGTCACGGTGATGAACTGCCCATTATTAATGGTGTTGACCTTAATGCGCAGGCAGTATTAAGCCATGAATAG
- a CDS encoding PLP-dependent aminotransferase family protein, which translates to MERYPFGSGRPDPSSFPKRELAEAAMRILPEMGNELALYPGTLGYQPMRQVLADRLLRREGIAPPVEEIALTNGSMQPVTLMAQMFIDQPGDGVVMEEYCYSGTIGAYNKEGAELVGIPVDEHGMRMDALSDELKKRSANGKLPKFIYVLATFQNPTGAIMPLERRKELLQIAAQYEIPVVEDHCYADTVYEDDYYVPSLYTLPAEVPVVHIESLSKILGPGVRLGCFFTKQPLLGKILQIRRDGGTSSLAAAIVYEYFREHLWTHVNNINAIVKEKRDLMFEMLGQSPDAFEWFSRPKGGLFIWVKLPDATDVIECEQIAESRGIDYATGKAFHVHHDDVPYLRLAFGYASLAQIREGIPKLAECVMATQK; encoded by the coding sequence ATGGAGCGATATCCTTTTGGCAGTGGGCGTCCCGATCCTTCATCATTTCCCAAGCGAGAATTGGCCGAAGCCGCCATGCGTATCTTGCCCGAAATGGGCAATGAACTGGCACTTTATCCCGGCACATTGGGATATCAACCGATGCGACAGGTCCTGGCCGATCGCCTGTTGCGACGCGAAGGGATTGCCCCACCCGTAGAAGAAATCGCATTGACCAACGGCTCAATGCAGCCCGTGACCCTGATGGCGCAGATGTTTATCGATCAGCCTGGCGATGGCGTCGTCATGGAAGAATATTGCTATTCGGGCACAATTGGCGCATATAACAAAGAAGGCGCGGAATTGGTGGGCATTCCCGTGGATGAGCACGGCATGAGGATGGACGCGCTATCCGACGAATTAAAAAAACGGAGCGCCAACGGGAAACTGCCCAAATTCATTTATGTACTCGCAACATTCCAAAATCCCACGGGTGCGATCATGCCCCTCGAACGGCGAAAAGAACTGTTGCAAATTGCCGCACAGTACGAGATCCCCGTCGTCGAAGACCACTGCTATGCCGACACGGTGTACGAAGACGATTATTACGTACCTTCCCTCTATACCCTCCCAGCAGAAGTACCCGTAGTACATATTGAATCCCTCTCCAAAATTTTGGGGCCAGGTGTGCGTCTGGGATGCTTTTTTACCAAACAACCCCTCCTGGGCAAAATTTTGCAAATACGTCGAGACGGCGGCACGAGTTCACTCGCCGCAGCCATTGTGTACGAATACTTCCGCGAGCACCTGTGGACCCATGTCAATAACATCAACGCAATCGTAAAAGAAAAGCGCGACTTGATGTTTGAAATGCTGGGACAATCTCCCGACGCTTTTGAATGGTTCAGCCGTCCCAAAGGCGGATTATTTATCTGGGTCAAATTGCCCGATGCCACCGATGTGATCGAATGCGAACAAATAGCTGAATCCCGTGGAATCGACTACGCCACCGGCAAAGCATTTCACGTACACCACGACGACGTGCCCTATTTGCGCCTCGCATTTGGCTACGCATCCCTCGCGCAAATCCGAGAAGGCATACCCAAGTTGGCAGAATGCGTCATGGCAACGCAGAAGTGA
- a CDS encoding GNAT family N-acetyltransferase: MAELRTAIEDRKSRWQISLLLDEQAVSGLGVVKKHMQIDSAVVKMGGIAGVWTDSNHRRKGYASQAMWESIALMERQNCDMSILFGIDDFYHRYGYAVVFANQSMSLKTSQLFSLNGPLKARRGRRADHEAMRRLYRNYNAARSGMDARQKNWKPRWYMPNLGKDTVRRAGKFLVVYDARDRVRGYAVYDIQAGRTVVTEVCGKDREALASVGKTIARRAKRAGAEEVLFHLPCDDPFISLCIPLGCACLIAYPFNQSAMGRIIHLNRLMKKLLPVFQKRWAHSELNWTGEFAIDTDIGRVGFEISGSDIVMTDVGGRAHVSMPQMALTQLVMGYRQVMDIAYSDGIKISRQLLPVLDILLPKGNPYMWWTDRF, translated from the coding sequence ATGGCTGAACTGAGAACTGCGATTGAAGACCGCAAAAGCCGGTGGCAGATCAGTCTGTTGTTGGACGAGCAGGCTGTCAGTGGTCTCGGTGTGGTAAAAAAACACATGCAGATCGATTCTGCTGTTGTGAAAATGGGTGGCATTGCTGGTGTATGGACGGATTCCAATCATCGCCGGAAAGGATATGCCAGTCAGGCCATGTGGGAATCAATTGCACTGATGGAGCGCCAGAACTGCGACATGAGCATTTTGTTTGGCATTGACGATTTTTACCATCGATATGGGTATGCCGTGGTGTTTGCCAATCAGTCTATGAGTTTGAAAACATCGCAATTATTCTCGCTGAACGGCCCTTTGAAAGCGCGGAGAGGGCGCAGGGCTGATCACGAGGCAATGCGCCGATTGTACAGAAATTACAATGCCGCGCGCTCAGGCATGGACGCACGTCAAAAGAACTGGAAGCCGAGATGGTATATGCCAAACCTGGGCAAAGATACGGTTCGTCGTGCGGGAAAATTTCTGGTGGTGTATGACGCTCGGGACCGAGTGCGAGGATATGCAGTTTACGACATACAGGCGGGGCGCACCGTGGTAACAGAAGTGTGCGGAAAGGACCGCGAAGCACTTGCCTCTGTTGGGAAAACCATCGCAAGACGAGCAAAACGTGCAGGCGCTGAAGAAGTACTCTTTCATCTGCCTTGCGATGATCCATTTATCTCGCTATGCATACCTCTGGGATGTGCGTGTTTGATCGCATATCCTTTTAATCAAAGCGCAATGGGACGCATTATCCATCTGAATCGTCTGATGAAAAAATTGCTGCCCGTGTTCCAAAAACGATGGGCGCACTCAGAATTGAATTGGACAGGTGAATTTGCCATTGATACGGACATTGGGCGCGTGGGCTTCGAGATTTCCGGGTCGGATATTGTCATGACCGATGTTGGTGGCCGTGCCCATGTGTCAATGCCTCAAATGGCATTGACACAACTGGTGATGGGGTATCGACAGGTGATGGACATTGCTTATAGTGATGGAATAAAAATATCCAGACAACTGCTACCCGTGCTGGATATCCTGCTTCCCAAAGGCAATCCGTATATGTGGTGGACAGATCGATTTTAG
- a CDS encoding TauD/TfdA family dioxygenase has product MLNKQITDVRAWTAETIDASPEWYYPLSEPYLSALDSEVRKHTGAISHLRVSDAIARAPCLQPILDALQTGRGFAIIEHLPVEYYTRDQAQAAYWMIGQCLGVPFEQNIEGTLLYDVRDTGRDVKSGARFSVTNAESSFHTDGAFGTQVPEIVGLLCIKTARSGGRSQLISACAVHNILHQQAPDVLNALYSSFYFDRRGQYLPGEAPIKKTPVFSWDKQTLMMRYLHYYIQVGHREADVPLTSEQERALQVIEDVLKRPEMRVEFDLAPGQMLFTNNNWILHNRTAFEDHPDPDQRRHYVRLWLMQKDNVDG; this is encoded by the coding sequence ATGTTAAACAAACAAATAACAGACGTCCGCGCGTGGACTGCTGAAACAATTGATGCGTCTCCCGAATGGTATTACCCCTTATCCGAACCCTATTTGTCTGCATTAGATAGCGAAGTGCGAAAACATACGGGCGCAATATCTCATCTACGCGTTTCCGACGCCATAGCCCGTGCGCCGTGTCTCCAGCCCATTCTGGACGCATTGCAAACCGGACGCGGATTTGCCATCATCGAGCACTTGCCCGTAGAATATTACACACGGGACCAGGCGCAAGCCGCATATTGGATGATCGGACAGTGTTTGGGCGTACCCTTTGAACAAAATATCGAAGGCACGCTACTCTACGACGTGCGGGACACCGGGCGAGATGTAAAATCGGGCGCGCGCTTTTCCGTAACCAATGCAGAAAGCTCGTTTCACACAGATGGCGCATTCGGAACACAAGTACCCGAAATCGTCGGTCTATTATGTATCAAAACCGCGCGGTCGGGTGGGCGCAGTCAACTGATCAGTGCCTGTGCAGTACACAATATATTACACCAACAAGCGCCCGATGTTCTAAACGCACTTTACTCATCTTTCTATTTTGACCGACGCGGACAATATCTCCCGGGCGAAGCACCCATAAAAAAGACCCCTGTTTTCTCCTGGGACAAACAAACACTCATGATGCGCTACCTGCATTATTATATCCAGGTGGGACATCGAGAAGCAGATGTACCGCTCACGTCAGAACAAGAGCGCGCACTACAAGTCATTGAAGACGTATTAAAACGTCCCGAAATGCGTGTGGAATTTGATCTCGCCCCCGGACAAATGCTATTTACCAACAACAACTGGATCCTGCACAATCGAACGGCATTTGAAGACCATCCAGACCCAGATCAAAGACGGCATTACGTGCGACTGTGGTTGATGCAAAAGGACAATGTAGATGGCTGA
- a CDS encoding plasmid stabilization protein produces the protein MASMTIRNLSDDIKQRLRIQAAEHGHSMEEEARIILRAALMEHTPPINLARAIHDRFAPLGGVELDIPPREPMRAQHAPTLEQVQEITKKVKLNVTQTILEF, from the coding sequence ATGGCCAGCATGACAATACGTAATCTTAGCGATGACATTAAGCAACGTCTGCGCATCCAGGCGGCTGAGCATGGCCACTCAATGGAAGAGGAAGCGCGGATAATTTTGCGTGCTGCGCTTATGGAGCACACGCCTCCCATCAATTTAGCACGCGCTATACACGATCGATTTGCGCCCCTGGGCGGTGTGGAACTGGATATACCGCCGCGCGAGCCGATGCGCGCCCAACATGCGCCTACGCTTGAACAGGTCCAAGAAATCACAAAAAAAGTCAAACTCAATGTGACACAAACCATATTGGAATTCTGA
- a CDS encoding type II toxin-antitoxin system HicA family toxin, translating into MNRWFPCKRREFVRKLRLLGFDPPEPGTRHFVMRLGSHKQVIPRNDDYSVPQLRKLLAQVEDKLERSISAQEWNSL; encoded by the coding sequence ATGAATAGGTGGTTTCCGTGTAAACGCAGAGAGTTTGTCCGAAAACTTCGATTACTCGGTTTCGATCCTCCCGAACCGGGTACGCGTCATTTTGTGATGCGTCTCGGGTCCCACAAACAGGTTATTCCTCGCAACGACGATTATTCTGTTCCTCAATTGCGAAAATTACTCGCTCAGGTCGAAGATAAGCTCGAACGCAGTATTTCTGCCCAAGAGTGGAATAGTCTTTAG
- a CDS encoding gamma-glutamyltransferase: MFEYGAVVGQPESDSTAVSILRKGGNAVDAAVTAAFLACVLSPKSCGIGGYGGMMTAYIGGEVVCIDFNTVAPQEAHDRMFRVTRSDGRFGSAVSGYANSIGYKAISVPGVLAGLGLALEKFGKMPLSEVLAPAIRACERGFRVSANYATGVAQSEARIREFPETTRLLMISGEVPKSGDRAQNPYLGRMLSQVADKGVREFYEGRIAERIVKHIQDNGGILSRDDLANYEAQVVEPVQTACMEYDVYSSPLCSAGLSLAQMCAIADEAELDLYARDSARLAHGMVEIIRAAWMDRYRNFGDPKQIPVDTDMLMSDINIGANAKEIATYIAEGKRGQSLLRPFYTGGTTHICTIDAQSNMVALTLTHGPGYGSFVTIPRMGLLMNAGMSRFDPGSGLKNSIAPGRAPIMNMAPTIVLQDGEPVLTVGASGGTRIPSSVFQVLARRLVLDEDPEWSIAAPRVHSEGNEWVSIEEEFGEAAPDYLNSVGYKINKKGAAAARVRMIEIVEEGLLAMYDPRMKAREKGY, from the coding sequence ATGTTTGAATACGGCGCAGTAGTTGGACAACCCGAATCCGATTCTACGGCTGTAAGCATATTGAGAAAGGGTGGTAATGCAGTCGATGCCGCTGTAACAGCGGCATTTCTCGCCTGTGTTCTATCGCCCAAATCCTGTGGCATTGGCGGTTATGGCGGCATGATGACCGCCTATATTGGCGGCGAAGTCGTCTGCATCGACTTTAACACAGTCGCGCCCCAGGAGGCCCATGACCGGATGTTTCGCGTAACGCGCTCCGACGGGCGATTTGGTTCTGCAGTCAGCGGATATGCCAATTCAATCGGGTATAAAGCCATCTCCGTACCCGGCGTACTGGCAGGTCTTGGTCTGGCCCTGGAAAAATTTGGCAAAATGCCACTATCTGAAGTACTCGCACCTGCTATTCGCGCATGTGAACGCGGATTTCGGGTATCGGCAAACTACGCTACAGGCGTTGCCCAAAGCGAAGCGCGCATTCGCGAGTTCCCAGAAACAACCCGCTTATTGATGATCAGCGGCGAAGTACCCAAAAGCGGCGACCGTGCACAAAACCCCTATTTGGGCAGAATGCTCAGTCAGGTTGCAGACAAAGGCGTACGCGAATTTTATGAGGGACGCATCGCAGAGCGCATTGTCAAACATATCCAGGATAACGGTGGGATCTTATCGCGAGATGATCTGGCAAATTACGAAGCTCAAGTCGTTGAACCAGTACAAACGGCTTGCATGGAATACGATGTGTACAGCTCGCCCCTTTGCAGTGCTGGATTGAGCCTGGCACAAATGTGTGCCATTGCCGACGAAGCCGAATTAGACCTCTACGCACGAGACTCCGCTCGATTGGCCCATGGCATGGTCGAAATTATTCGCGCAGCATGGATGGATCGCTATCGGAATTTTGGCGATCCAAAGCAAATACCTGTAGATACAGACATGCTGATGTCGGATATCAATATCGGTGCAAATGCCAAAGAAATTGCCACATATATCGCCGAAGGAAAACGCGGACAATCGCTGTTGCGACCATTTTATACGGGCGGTACGACGCATATTTGCACAATAGACGCGCAAAGCAATATGGTCGCACTAACCCTCACACATGGACCGGGCTATGGGTCTTTTGTAACCATTCCCCGCATGGGCTTATTGATGAATGCGGGCATGTCCCGGTTTGACCCCGGATCGGGCTTAAAAAACTCTATTGCCCCCGGCAGAGCACCCATCATGAACATGGCACCAACCATTGTGTTGCAAGACGGCGAACCCGTCCTGACTGTGGGCGCGTCTGGCGGAACGCGCATCCCATCGTCTGTCTTTCAGGTCCTGGCGAGAAGATTAGTACTCGACGAAGATCCCGAATGGTCCATCGCAGCCCCTCGGGTACATTCAGAAGGCAACGAATGGGTAAGCATAGAAGAAGAATTCGGCGAAGCTGCGCCAGATTATCTGAACTCAGTCGGATATAAAATAAACAAAAAGGGCGCGGCAGCCGCCCGTGTTCGGATGATTGAGATTGTGGAAGAAGGATTGCTGGCCATGTACGATCCGCGCATGAAAGCGCGAGAAAAAGGGTATTAA
- a CDS encoding type II toxin-antitoxin system HicB family antitoxin — translation MQYAYPCNLIPDHEEGEGFVVTFPDVPGAITGAQTREESLCLAEDVLVAMLAVYVQQQRTIPTPSPVADGQELVAVPPIAAAKLALYTAMREQGITGDALAVRLNLSDSAIRKLLDPDCFSHISQIMKALRTVGRSLVIEDRAA, via the coding sequence ATGCAATACGCTTATCCATGCAATCTGATTCCCGATCACGAAGAAGGCGAGGGATTCGTCGTGACCTTCCCCGACGTACCGGGAGCCATAACGGGGGCGCAAACCAGGGAAGAATCTCTTTGTTTAGCTGAAGACGTCCTTGTCGCTATGCTCGCTGTGTACGTCCAACAGCAACGGACAATCCCAACCCCAAGCCCTGTTGCCGACGGTCAGGAACTCGTCGCAGTCCCGCCTATCGCCGCCGCCAAGTTGGCTCTCTATACGGCCATGCGCGAGCAGGGGATCACTGGGGACGCGCTCGCCGTTCGTCTAAACCTGAGCGATTCCGCCATCCGCAAATTGCTCGACCCGGATTGCTTCTCCCATATCAGTCAGATCATGAAAGCACTCCGAACCGTTGGGCGCAGTCTCGTTATAGAAGACAGAGCGGCATAG
- a CDS encoding DUF1932 domain-containing protein: MSTFTVGLLSPGDMGHVVGQVAIANGARVITCLNGRSERTRKLAEIAGIEDVPTYSDLVREASLVICILVPAAAESVAARVADALKETNEQIVYTDCNAIAPATTVHIGKIIENAGSVFVDAGIIGGPPRQPGGTRFYCSGPDTSVFEKLNKYGLDARKVGDEIGQASGLKMCYAAQTKGTTALQTELLIAARRMGLYEGLIAEWEMSQQDRLAGMERGLPGMPTKAKRWIGEMEEIAKTFGDLGLTPKIYEGAADMYRLVSETPLADEAPETRDKSRTLAQVIDIFAEQSKEK, translated from the coding sequence ATGTCAACCTTCACAGTCGGCTTACTCAGTCCCGGAGACATGGGCCATGTCGTCGGACAGGTGGCAATCGCCAATGGCGCCCGGGTAATAACCTGCCTGAATGGCCGCAGTGAGCGCACGCGCAAGCTCGCAGAAATAGCCGGAATCGAAGACGTACCCACATATTCCGACCTCGTGCGCGAAGCTTCACTCGTAATATGCATACTCGTCCCCGCAGCAGCAGAATCGGTAGCCGCCCGCGTGGCTGACGCCCTGAAAGAAACAAATGAACAGATTGTATATACCGATTGCAATGCAATAGCCCCGGCAACAACTGTGCATATTGGCAAAATAATCGAAAACGCGGGCAGTGTATTTGTCGATGCGGGTATTATCGGCGGACCGCCGCGCCAGCCTGGAGGCACGCGGTTTTACTGTTCGGGTCCAGACACATCGGTCTTTGAAAAACTGAACAAATACGGGCTGGACGCGCGAAAAGTCGGCGATGAAATCGGACAGGCATCGGGATTAAAAATGTGCTATGCCGCGCAGACCAAAGGGACGACCGCGCTACAAACAGAATTGCTCATCGCCGCGCGGCGCATGGGTCTGTACGAAGGATTGATCGCAGAGTGGGAAATGAGTCAGCAAGACAGGTTGGCGGGCATGGAGCGAGGCTTGCCGGGCATGCCGACCAAAGCAAAGCGGTGGATAGGCGAAATGGAGGAAATCGCAAAAACCTTCGGTGATCTGGGACTCACGCCCAAAATATACGAAGGCGCCGCAGACATGTACCGCCTCGTCAGCGAAACACCACTTGCAGACGAAGCGCCCGAAACGCGAGATAAGAGCCGAACACTCGCGCAGGTCATCGATATCTTTGCCGAGCAATCGAAAGAAAAATAA
- a CDS encoding type I restriction enzyme HsdR N-terminal domain-containing protein — MDLTKAVALFKELEAKISNNRDYLRSHESVTRVLLVDPVLEILGWNVRDPNLVQLEFKTATQKRKRADYLLKHDGQDLAIVETKRYDPSFNPNDYRDQGNGYATDSGVAFFILTNGARWALYKREVLTPLENLEPIVDFNIMDDNPTRCALNALSIWMPNLASGDPDPVSTSLFGTGNEQPDTPVTSNPPTIEPDTESGWILLKNLSGLDKYSPKPRHIKFPDGCTEQFRSSSVGVLKETAKWLIENGKLKSENAQIPHPKIQDRYIASSTEQLHPSGQRFTTSELVGADVYIEKNWEAQDSIDGAIALLEHFGVDPSNVQVRLNRV, encoded by the coding sequence ATGGATTTAACGAAAGCAGTAGCACTATTTAAAGAGTTGGAAGCGAAGATTTCCAATAACAGAGATTATCTGAGGAGCCATGAATCAGTTACACGAGTACTGCTCGTGGACCCTGTATTAGAGATACTAGGATGGAATGTCAGAGACCCAAATCTTGTTCAGCTTGAATTCAAAACTGCGACACAAAAGAGGAAGCGTGCGGACTACCTTCTCAAACATGACGGCCAGGACCTTGCAATTGTTGAGACCAAACGTTATGATCCATCATTTAACCCCAATGACTATCGCGATCAAGGCAATGGATATGCCACTGATTCTGGTGTCGCGTTCTTCATCCTTACTAACGGAGCGCGTTGGGCTTTGTACAAGCGGGAAGTACTTACGCCCTTAGAAAATCTCGAACCAATAGTTGACTTCAACATAATGGATGATAACCCTACACGATGTGCGCTGAATGCCCTTTCAATTTGGATGCCGAATCTCGCTTCCGGTGATCCCGACCCTGTCAGTACATCTTTGTTCGGCACAGGTAACGAGCAACCAGATACTCCTGTAACAAGTAATCCGCCAACTATCGAACCTGATACTGAGTCTGGGTGGATTTTGCTGAAAAATCTCTCAGGCCTGGACAAGTATAGTCCGAAACCAAGACACATCAAATTCCCTGATGGATGCACTGAACAGTTCCGATCTTCTTCAGTAGGCGTTCTAAAGGAAACAGCGAAGTGGCTCATAGAAAATGGAAAGCTAAAATCTGAAAACGCTCAGATACCACATCCTAAAATTCAAGACCGTTATATAGCGTCCAGTACAGAGCAACTGCACCCTTCAGGCCAGAGATTTACAACTTCTGAATTAGTAGGTGCTGATGTGTATATCGAAAAGAATTGGGAAGCTCAAGACTCGATAGATGGGGCGATAGCACTCCTTGAACACTTCGGAGTGGATCCAAGCAATGTCCAAGTCCGTTTGAATAGGGTATGA
- a CDS encoding zinc-binding dehydrogenase, with protein MKAAQIVAPRRIVVVETDEPQLVGAGQVKIQLERACLCGSDVPLWDYDHNELAERARLNPRKAKRAPFVDYVNGDPYPLRVGLSIHECLGTVVESTSDQFQTGDFVLALPDAQRGLCEYICAPDSRTIPLPKGAVPDEQILMTQPLGTVVWACQKLGNIVDSDVAIVGQGPMGLMFTRMLANLGARTVIGLDKLDYRLHTAKKMHATHTVNVDKDDPVEAIREITNGKMADLVVEAVGHQTKTLNSCMKLVRHLGTLLCFGVPDDAYYPFAYPEFFRLNLNLISTVGPNVVPNFSLARDLIAQGRVDMAPLVTHVLPFEEIQHGYELFTDRLDGAIKVVIDYNSLRT; from the coding sequence GTGAAAGCAGCACAAATCGTCGCACCCAGACGCATTGTGGTCGTCGAAACAGACGAACCACAACTCGTGGGTGCCGGGCAAGTAAAAATTCAACTCGAACGGGCGTGTCTTTGCGGTTCAGACGTGCCATTATGGGATTACGATCACAACGAACTGGCAGAAAGAGCGCGACTCAACCCGCGCAAAGCAAAACGCGCACCATTTGTCGATTACGTCAATGGGGACCCGTATCCCCTGCGCGTCGGCCTCTCGATTCACGAATGCCTGGGCACAGTCGTTGAATCGACCTCTGACCAATTTCAAACCGGCGATTTTGTACTTGCACTACCCGACGCACAAAGGGGACTGTGCGAATATATCTGCGCCCCCGACAGCCGAACCATTCCACTGCCCAAAGGGGCTGTACCCGACGAACAAATTCTGATGACCCAACCCCTGGGCACAGTCGTATGGGCGTGTCAAAAACTCGGCAACATCGTCGATAGTGACGTGGCGATCGTAGGACAGGGTCCTATGGGATTGATGTTCACGCGCATGCTGGCCAATCTGGGCGCGCGAACCGTAATTGGACTCGACAAATTGGATTACCGCTTACACACCGCAAAAAAAATGCACGCAACCCATACCGTCAACGTCGATAAAGACGATCCAGTGGAAGCCATCCGCGAGATAACAAACGGCAAAATGGCGGACCTGGTGGTCGAAGCAGTCGGCCATCAGACAAAAACGCTCAATTCGTGCATGAAACTCGTGCGCCACCTGGGCACACTGCTGTGCTTTGGCGTACCCGACGATGCGTATTACCCATTTGCATATCCCGAATTTTTCAGACTAAATCTCAACCTGATCTCCACAGTTGGTCCCAATGTGGTGCCCAACTTTTCTCTCGCCCGCGACCTGATCGCACAGGGACGTGTTGACATGGCACCTCTGGTAACGCACGTATTGCCCTTCGAAGAGATTCAGCACGGATATGAGCTATTCACCGATCGCCTCGATGGAGCCATTAAAGTGGTTATCGATTACAATTCGCTGCGAACCTGA